GTCGTCTTTGTGTGGCAGGATACATGAATGTATGACCCCTCCATGCGGGTGCTGACCGTGCTGGAACTGCTTCAGGCCCGCGAGAGCGTAACCGGTGCGGAGCTGGCCGCCCTGCTGGAAGTCAGCCCACGCACCGTTCAGCGCTACGTTGCCCGCTTACAGGATCTAGGCATTCCGGTGGAGGGGCGGCGCGGCGTGGGAGGCTCGTACTGCCTGAAACCGGGTTTCCGGCTGCCGCCGCTGATGTTCACGGGCGAGGAGGCCCTGAGTCTGGCGCTGGGACTGCGGGCGCTGCATCTGCTGGGGCTGGGGGCGCTGGCCCCGGCAGCCCACGCGGCGAGTGCCAAGCTGGCCCGCACACTGCCCCACGCCCTGCGCGAGACGGTGGAGGCGCTCTCGGGCGCGGTGCAGTTCGACTCCTCGCCGTGGGTGGTCTCCACCGACGCGGCGTTACTCTCTGAACTGCTGGGGGCCGTTCACGCCGCCCAGACGGTGGAGTTCTCCTATGCCTCACCGCAGTCCTTCCGTCAGACCCGCCGGGTGGACGTGTACCGCGCGCTGCATCTGGACGGACGCTGGTACGCGGTGGGGCGCTGCCACCTCAAAGGCGCCCTGCGCTCCTTCCGGCTGGACCGCATGACGGAGCTTCGTGTGCTGGAGACCACTTTCACGGCCCCCACCCGATTTGACGCGCTGGCCTACCTGCGCTCGACCCTGCCGACGCAGGCGCCTGCCGCGCCGATCAGCGTGTGGCTGGACGCCCCGCCCGAGGACCTGCGGGGCCGCGTCTCGGTGTGGTTCACCGACATCAGCGCCGAGGCCGGGGGCACCCGCCTGCGGGCCGGGCGCAGCGATCTGGGCGGTTTCGCTGCCTTCCTGCTGGGCCTGGACTGTGGTTTCCGGGTGGACGGCCCGCCGGAACTCCTGGCCGTGTTCGCGCGGCTGGGGGCGCGCTGCGCGGGTGTGGCACAGGGTCCATCCGTGACCGCAGCCGCTGGCGGAATCGATGCTCTGGGGAGCGGCCTCTGACGCCTGTGCCCCGTGTCTCCTGTAGCGCCAGGAGGGGCGTAAACTGACCCATGACCCAGTTGCCCCCCACCGCTGAAGACCTGGCCCAGGGCAGGGCGTACGTCGCCCCCGGCGTGACCGTTTACTACGATGCCCGCCGCTGCGTGCATGTCGCGAACTGCGTTCGCGGACTGCCGGAGGTCTTCGATACCGCCCAGCGTCCGTGGATTCAGCCGTGGCAGGCTCCTGCCGAGCGCGTGGTGGCGGTGGTTCGCACCTGTCCCACCGGGGCCCTGCACTACGCGCTGGAAGCCAGTGAACCTGAGAGGCCAGCCGATCCCACCACCGTCCGCCCCATCCCGGATGGCCCGCTGGTGGTGTCCGGCAACCTGAGCCTTCAAACGCCAGGGGGCGAGGTGAGGGAGGTGCGCGCCGCACTGTGCCGCTGTGGTGCGAGCGGCAATAAACCCTTCTGCGACGGCACGCACCTCAAGATCGGCTGGAAGAGTGGTGAGGCCCCGACCGTCAGTGGGGAAACGGGCAGGTAAACTGCCGCATGACCTCCTCCTCTGCCTTCAATGTTCCCGATCTCATCCGCAAGAAACGCGACGGTGAAGAGCATTCCCGTGCCGAACTTGAAGCCCTGGTGCTGGGCTACACGCGCGGCGAGGTGCCCGACTACCAGATCAGCGCGTGGCTGATGGCCGTGTACCTCAGGGGCATGGTCGCGCAGGAGACGGCGGACCTGACGGCGGTGATGGCCGCCAGCGGTGACCAGATGGATCTGGGTGGCCTGCCGCGCACCGTGGACAAGCACAGCACGGGGGGTGTGGGCGACAAGACCAGCCTGATCCTGACGCCCATGCTGGCGGCGCTGGGCCTGACGGTGGCCAAGATGAGCGGGCGCGGCCTGGCCCATACGGGCGGCACCATCGACAAGCTCGAAAGTTTTCCTGGCTGGACCTCCGAACTGTCCGAGGACCGCTTTATCGCGCAGGCGCACGACATCGGTCTCGCGCTGGTGGGGCAGAGCCGGGACCTGGCCCCCGCCGACGGCAAACTGTACGCCCTGCGCGACGTGACGGCCACGGTGGACTGTCTGCCGCTGATCGCTTCCTCGATCATGAGCAAGAAACTGGCCTCTGGCGCGCACACCGTGGTGCTGGACGTGAAGGTGGGGGCGGGGGCGTTCATGAAAACCCTCGACGACGGGCGGGCGCTGGCCCGCGCGATGGTGGACATCGGCACCCGCGCTGGACGGCAGGTGCGCGCCGTGCTGACTGATATGGACACCCCGCTGGGTCATCTGGCCGGCAACAGCCTGGAAGTGCACGAAGCCTTGGCTACCCTGCGCGGCGAGGGGCCGCAGGACCTGACCGAGCTGTGTGTGGCCCTGGCCGTGGAGGCGCTGGCGGCCTACGGTGAGGACGAGGCGGTGGCAGAGACCCGTGCCCGCGCCACGCTCCACGACGGCTCGGCACTGGCGAAGTTCCGCGCTTTCGTGACGGCGCAGGGCGGCGATGGGACGCTGGTGGACGATCCGTCCCTGCTGGATGTGGCTCCCGGACGCGCCGAGATCACCGCGTCCTCGGCTGGATTTGTGGACCGCATTGACGCCCTAAGCGTGGGCCGCGCGGTGCTGGCCCTGGGCGGTGGACGCGAGCGCAAGGGCGAGACCATCGATCACGGCGTCGGCGTGGAACTGGTCAGGAAACCGGGTGAGGCAGTGGCGTCAGGGGAAACGGTGCTGCGCCTGTATCACCGTGACGGGCGGGGGCTGGAGACCGCCCAGCGCCTGTTGACCGAGGGCCTGAGTATTGCGGAGACGGCGCCAGTGTCAGAAAAACTGATTCTGGACCGGGTGTTCTAGCCCCTGGAGCCCTCGGGGCAGCAACAGACCCCGAACGGCAACGTGGCCCGGTTACGGCAGCCGCAGCGTCTTGCAGTTCTCGCCGGGGCTCTCGGGCGCGTCCGGGCTGACGACGACGCGCTCGTCCTGGCCTACGAAGCCCTGGCAACGGGCGAGTTCACGCAGGTAGCCGGGGGTGTTGGCGTTGGCCTCGGCGTCCTGCAACACCTGCACGTCTCGCTCCAGACCCTTGACGCGGCGCTGAGCTTCCTCGGTCTGAAGGGTCCAGGTGACGCTGCGGTACCCGGCATTGATCAGCTGAAAGCTGAGCTGAACGATCCCCAGGCCGGCCAGCAGGCTGGTGAGCATCATGGTCAGGGGCAGACGGGCCAGGCGCCGCAGGCTGACGCGTCTGCGAGATGGAGAAGGGGGTGGGGGTGGGGCGGGCGCGTCGGTCATGCGGGTTGCAGCATAGCGCCCGGTCATGTGGGCCAGAGTGAGGCAGGCCAGGACGTTGAGGGCGTGGCCGGGCCGCTGACCTGGGGCGGGATGTTCAGCGACCGCAGCGCACATGGGCGTCAGGCCGGGGACCGCTACACTACGGGGCATGACCGCTCAGCCTTCCGCTGCTCCCGCTGGCGGGCGCATTCCCGCCCTGAACTGGAACGACGCCCACCGCACCATCATCCAGCTGCGTTTCGCCGACGTGGACGCCATGGGACACGTGAACAACGCCCGCTACGCCGAGTTTCTGGAGGTGGCGCGCATGGACATGTCGGCGGCGCTGGGCATCCAGGGCGACGATGACCGTTCCATGCTGGCTCGGCTGGAACTGGACTACGTGCGCGAGATCCGGCTGGGCCAGACGGTGTTTATCGAGTCGCTGGTAGAGCGCGTGGGCCGCAGCAGCTGGACGGTGGCGGCGCGTTTCGTGGCAGATAACGTGCCGTGCGCTTTTGCCCGTTCGGTCCAGGTGCGTGTGAATGCCGCCCACCTGCCCGAGGCGCTGCCCGAACGTTTCCGCAAGCTGGTGGGACCGTTGCTGGCCCACGGTCTCCAGGACTCATGAGCGGGCCGTCGCGAGACAGCCAGTACGATGACCGCGTGCTCTACCAGGGAGACCCCTGGGTGCGGCTGGACACCCTGCCGCGCCTGCTGGCAGAGGGCTGGCGGCGCACCCTCTGGGACGGCGGTGTGGTCAGCGTGGTCCGCACGCCCTTTCAGTGGGCGATGGGCTCCCCGGTGATTGAAATTGAGACAGGGGGCTACATGGGCGATGTGGGGCTGTACGTGCCGCAGGTGCAACTGGCTGAGGCCCTGGAACTCCTGGGCTTTGATCCAGAGGAAGCGGGCGGCGAGATACAGTGAGCCGTTGACCGCCCTGCCCTCTCAGCTCTCGCTTCCTGATCAGGAGTCTCTATGACCCATCTTTCTCTGTCCGAACAGCTCAGCATCGGTGTCGATGTCGGCGGCACCAAGATCGCCACCGGTGTGCTGCGCGGCGACGAATTGCAGGACCGTCACGTCCAACCCACCCCCGAGACCGGCTGGGAGGCGGTGCTGGACGTCGTTGCGGCCCAGATCCGTGATCTTCAGGCCAAACACCCGGCCGCCCGGTTGATCGGCGTGGGGATTCCGGGGCCACTGAACAGTGACCGCACCCGCGTCAAGTTCGCCCCCAACATCTACGGCTTCACAGACGTGCCGATGGTGGACGGCCTGCTGGAGCGGCTCTCGCAGCGCATCGTGCTGGAAAACGACGCCAAGGCCGCTGCCCTGGCCGAGGCCCACCTGGGCGCGGCACGGGGCACCGAGAGCAGCATCTACGTGACCGTCAGCACTGGCATCGGCGCAGGCATCGTGCTCAACGGGCGCATCTGGCGCGGGCGGCATGGCGTGGCCGGGGAACTGGGGCACATCACGGTGATGCCCGGCGGCCCAGTCAGCGGTGCGGGACTGGACGGCGCGCTGGAGGCTGTCGCCAGCGGCACCGCAATTGCCCGTGACGCCAGCTACGCCCTGAACCGCGACGTGACCACGGCCGAGGCCTTTAACCTGGCCCAGCAGGGCCATCCCGGTGTACGGCGCGTCATCGCGCAGGCCATGAAGCACATTGGCGTGGCGCTCGCGGACCTGCAGAAAGTGATAGACCCCGAGGTGTTTGTGATCGGCGGCGGCGTTGCAAGTGTGGGCGATTACTTCTTCCACGGCGTGCAGGCGGCCGCCGACGAGTATGCCAAGGGCTTTGCGCCCGTGACCATCCGCCGCGCCCAGCTTGGCCCCGATGCCGGAGTGATCGGAGCGGCCCTGGCGGCGCGGTATGGGTGAACAGGAAGGCTGAAACCGCCCTGTTACGGGCGGCGGAGGCCTTTTGCCTCCCGGCGTACTCGGCGGCGGGGCGTTTTTACCATAACGCTGAGCACGTCCGTAGCGTGATGACCGCCCTGGACTCACGCGGCGTCCTGACTCCGGCGTTGGCGCTGGCTGCCTGGGGTCACGATCTGGTCTACGACGCCACGGCAGGCGACAATGAGGACCGCAGCGCGGAAGTGTTTGACGGCTGGCTGGCCTCACGGCAGGCGTCCACCGAGCTTCGGCAGGAGGTCCGGGAGCTGATTCTGGCGACGAAACACGTCGCACCCCCAGCCAGCCGCGCCGAAGCCCTGATGGTGGATGCCGATCTGGCTATTCTGGGCGCATCTGCCGCTGAATTTGATGCCTACGACACCGCTATCCGGCAGGAATACGCGCACGTTCCCTCTTCGATCTACCGGACAGGCCGTCAAAAAGTCCTGCGCGGTTTTCTGAATCGGGAGCGCATTTATACGACGCCAGAGTTCGTGGAGCTGGAATGGCAGGCTCGGGTGAATCTGGTGAGGGTGGTGGGTCTACAGTAACGGGCCAGGTGGTCTGGTGATCCCTGCTTAAGCTTTGTGATTTCTGGAGGCCCAAAAGCTGGGGCGCGGCTGAGTGACATGACATCATCGGCTGGCCCTGCAGGGTCAGCCGATGGTTCTGGAGGCCGGAAGATGCCGAAAGCTAAAGCTTCGGTCGGGACAACCCTGGCAGGTTATCTGACTTTTTGCAGGAATGCCTGAGCGTTCACCACGCCATTACCCATAACATCGCTGGCGCCATTGCTCAGAGCGAGGTTGGCACTTTTGATGTCGGTTGCCGTGGCATTCAACTGAAGTGCGAGCTGACCCCTGAAGGCCTTTTGATAAGACTCACCCAGGGCCAGGGCCAACGTACCGCTCAGGACCGGTGTAGCGAACGAGGTGCCACTGACCAGGGCATAGTTCCCCCCAGGAACGGCGGTGGCGAGAGCCACTCCCGGCGCAGTGAGTTCCAGGGCACTTCCGTAATTGGACCAGCTGGCCAGGCTCCGGTCGCTGTTCACTGCCCCAGCATTGACAGCGTACTGACCGAGCACGTTCTTCATGGTGGAGTTGCGCGCCGGGTACGCGATTCGCTGGACGCCCTCATTGCCCACCGCGAGGGTCACATAGATGCCCTGAGCGGCGGCGCGGGCCAGCGCCAGACTGAGATCACTATCAACACTGGAGACAGCAGAGACGTTGATGACCTGCGCGCCCTGTTGAATAGCCCAGTCGACGCCAGCAGCGAGGTCTGCCACGGTTCCCTCGCCATCTGCATTCAGGGCGCGGATGGGCAGGATTCTCGCTCCCGGAGCAACCTGCAAGATCAGACTGGCAACCGCCGTTCCGTGCCCGTACATGGCGCTGGTGGCCGTGCGAACGTCCGTGGGATTGGTGTCCCGTCCAACGAAGTCGTACCAGGTGCCAGGAGCCGTCAAACGATTGGAAAAGACAGGATGGGACAGATCAAGGCCGGTGTCGACCACGGCCACGATAACGTCCTTGCCCAGTTGCGGCGCCAGAGCCTGGGCTTCACTCAGGTGAATGAGATTCCAGGCGGCAATGTTTTCACTGAACGTATTCAGGGCACCACCGGGGACGGTACTGGCATCCCGACTCGTGGCCCAGGCCCCAATCCTCCCTGTGGCCCAGGCACCAATCCGGCCAGTGGCAGCGGCCAGCTTCATCACCGGTGGAGTTTCGGTGGCCTGAGCCTGCAGGGTGCTTCCATGCTCTGACGGGTTGGCTGTGCTGAGTGGCGTGGTTCCACACGCAGCCAGCAAGGCACCAGTCAACAAGGGAAGGAAATAACGTATGTGCTTCATATCTTCAGGCTCCTAGCGGTAAATCTTGAGGAAGGAGTAGGCATTCACAGTGCCGTAACCCAGGCCCCAGGCAAAGTTGGAATCTTTGGCTGGCGTGGCAGTCCTATTAAGATTCGTTAATATAACTGAAATCTGGCTGGCGGTGGTAGGGGTCAGCCCGGTAGACAGGGCGAGGGTCACGATGCCCGAGACTACCGGTGCGGAAAACGAGGTGCCGCTCACACTGGCCAGCTGCGAACCTGGGAAAGCAGTGACGATGTTCTCACCGGGCGCCGTTATCTCCAGATTCGGGCCATACGTACTGAAGCTGGACTTCAGGAAATTTAAGCCCACGCTGCCTACGCCCACTGAACCCGTACCCTGGGTGGTGGTGGTGTCGGCGGTCAGGGCCGGATAGAGGACCCTGGTATCGCCGGTGTTACCGGACGCACAGATCACGGCCACGCCCTTGTAAACGGCATTCTTAATGGCGGTATTCAGGGTGTACGATGAGCTGGTGCTGCCCAGGCTGAGGTTGATGACTCTGGCGCCCCGCTCAACGGCATAGTCAATCGCGCTGGCGATTGTACTGGTGTCACCGTCGCCGTTGGCATCCAGCACCCGGATGGGCAGGAGGGTGGCTTTGGGAGCGACCTGCAGAAGAATGTTGGCGGTGGCAGTGCCGTGCCCGTAACCGTTGGACAACCCGCTACTGCTACCGTTCACTTCCTGAGGAAGATTG
This sequence is a window from Deinococcus humi. Protein-coding genes within it:
- a CDS encoding helix-turn-helix transcriptional regulator, with amino-acid sequence MYDPSMRVLTVLELLQARESVTGAELAALLEVSPRTVQRYVARLQDLGIPVEGRRGVGGSYCLKPGFRLPPLMFTGEEALSLALGLRALHLLGLGALAPAAHAASAKLARTLPHALRETVEALSGAVQFDSSPWVVSTDAALLSELLGAVHAAQTVEFSYASPQSFRQTRRVDVYRALHLDGRWYAVGRCHLKGALRSFRLDRMTELRVLETTFTAPTRFDALAYLRSTLPTQAPAAPISVWLDAPPEDLRGRVSVWFTDISAEAGGTRLRAGRSDLGGFAAFLLGLDCGFRVDGPPELLAVFARLGARCAGVAQGPSVTAAAGGIDALGSGL
- a CDS encoding (4Fe-4S)-binding protein, with protein sequence MTQLPPTAEDLAQGRAYVAPGVTVYYDARRCVHVANCVRGLPEVFDTAQRPWIQPWQAPAERVVAVVRTCPTGALHYALEASEPERPADPTTVRPIPDGPLVVSGNLSLQTPGGEVREVRAALCRCGASGNKPFCDGTHLKIGWKSGEAPTVSGETGR
- a CDS encoding thymidine phosphorylase, producing the protein MTSSSAFNVPDLIRKKRDGEEHSRAELEALVLGYTRGEVPDYQISAWLMAVYLRGMVAQETADLTAVMAASGDQMDLGGLPRTVDKHSTGGVGDKTSLILTPMLAALGLTVAKMSGRGLAHTGGTIDKLESFPGWTSELSEDRFIAQAHDIGLALVGQSRDLAPADGKLYALRDVTATVDCLPLIASSIMSKKLASGAHTVVLDVKVGAGAFMKTLDDGRALARAMVDIGTRAGRQVRAVLTDMDTPLGHLAGNSLEVHEALATLRGEGPQDLTELCVALAVEALAAYGEDEAVAETRARATLHDGSALAKFRAFVTAQGGDGTLVDDPSLLDVAPGRAEITASSAGFVDRIDALSVGRAVLALGGGRERKGETIDHGVGVELVRKPGEAVASGETVLRLYHRDGRGLETAQRLLTEGLSIAETAPVSEKLILDRVF
- a CDS encoding acyl-CoA thioesterase, with translation MTAQPSAAPAGGRIPALNWNDAHRTIIQLRFADVDAMGHVNNARYAEFLEVARMDMSAALGIQGDDDRSMLARLELDYVREIRLGQTVFIESLVERVGRSSWTVAARFVADNVPCAFARSVQVRVNAAHLPEALPERFRKLVGPLLAHGLQDS
- a CDS encoding ROK family protein, translating into MTHLSLSEQLSIGVDVGGTKIATGVLRGDELQDRHVQPTPETGWEAVLDVVAAQIRDLQAKHPAARLIGVGIPGPLNSDRTRVKFAPNIYGFTDVPMVDGLLERLSQRIVLENDAKAAALAEAHLGAARGTESSIYVTVSTGIGAGIVLNGRIWRGRHGVAGELGHITVMPGGPVSGAGLDGALEAVASGTAIARDASYALNRDVTTAEAFNLAQQGHPGVRRVIAQAMKHIGVALADLQKVIDPEVFVIGGGVASVGDYFFHGVQAAADEYAKGFAPVTIRRAQLGPDAGVIGAALAARYG
- a CDS encoding HD domain-containing protein, producing the protein MNRKAETALLRAAEAFCLPAYSAAGRFYHNAEHVRSVMTALDSRGVLTPALALAAWGHDLVYDATAGDNEDRSAEVFDGWLASRQASTELRQEVRELILATKHVAPPASRAEALMVDADLAILGASAAEFDAYDTAIRQEYAHVPSSIYRTGRQKVLRGFLNRERIYTTPEFVELEWQARVNLVRVVGLQ
- a CDS encoding S8 family serine peptidase is translated as MKHIRYFLPLLTGALLAACGTTPLSTANPSEHGSTLQAQATETPPVMKLAAATGRIGAWATGRIGAWATSRDASTVPGGALNTFSENIAAWNLIHLSEAQALAPQLGKDVIVAVVDTGLDLSHPVFSNRLTAPGTWYDFVGRDTNPTDVRTATSAMYGHGTAVASLILQVAPGARILPIRALNADGEGTVADLAAGVDWAIQQGAQVINVSAVSSVDSDLSLALARAAAQGIYVTLAVGNEGVQRIAYPARNSTMKNVLGQYAVNAGAVNSDRSLASWSNYGSALELTAPGVALATAVPGGNYALVSGTSFATPVLSGTLALALGESYQKAFRGQLALQLNATATDIKSANLALSNGASDVMGNGVVNAQAFLQKVR
- a CDS encoding S8 family serine peptidase, with the protein product MVNQARKQFYFCLTAATLTVALLTSCGSQPLQPQNSQATLTPQAVTNTMGLPKDYKYLHTLSISTGVSKASLVKMYGGYIVAYRPELGSAIVANNHATKGGYDSAPVELSTKAYTISEQGYGTWASGFGTWATGFSTWATGYSSWATGGTPIATTFTENISAWNLIQLSEAHALVPELGQGVKVAVLDTGLDLNHPAFRGKIDTLNARDYLDGDNLPQEVNGSSSGLSNGYGHGTATANILLQVAPKATLLPIRVLDANGDGDTSTIASAIDYAVERGARVINLSLGSTSSSYTLNTAIKNAVYKGVAVICASGNTGDTRVLYPALTADTTTTQGTGSVGVGSVGLNFLKSSFSTYGPNLEITAPGENIVTAFPGSQLASVSGTSFSAPVVSGIVTLALSTGLTPTTASQISVILTNLNRTATPAKDSNFAWGLGYGTVNAYSFLKIYR